The genomic window TTTGCCGGGATCACAACGGGCAGATCCCCGGTACATACGAAGAGGTCCTGGCTTTGCCGGGCATCGGGCGCTACACAGCCGGAGCCGTGCTGAGCATCGCCTTTGGAAAACCCGTGCCTCTGGTGGACGGGAATGTGATCCGCGTCCTCTCGCGCGTGGCTCTCATTGAAGACGAGGTCAGTAAGGCCTCTGTGCAGAAACAGATTTGGGCCTTGGCCCAAAGCCTGGTACCCAAGGAAGCCCCCGGAGATTTCAATCAAGGCCTGATGGAACTGGGGGCCACAGTGTGCACACCCGCCCATCCGGCCTGCGAGTCTTGCCCTGTGGCCAACTTGTGCAAAGCCAAACAGCACGGCCGCCAGTCCGCACTGCCGGTTACGCGTCCCCGGCCCAAGACCGTGCAAATGCGCTATGCTGCCGCTCTGATCCGGGCGGACGGGCGCATCCTATTGCGCTATAACGCGCCGGGCCAGCTCTGGGCCGGCCTGTGGGACCTGCCTCAAGTGGAGACACAGGATTCGGCAGAGCCCGACTTCAGCGCGGTCTGCGGGACCCAAACCCTCACAGGAGCT from Candidatus Omnitrophota bacterium includes these protein-coding regions:
- the mutY gene encoding A/G-specific adenine glycosylase: MNPGQFQSQLLTWYQAHKRELPWRENTDPYRVWVSEIMLQQTQVDTVRERFTHWMGRFPQLSDLAAAPVEEVLKEWEGLGYYSRARNIHKAAVEICRDHNGQIPGTYEEVLALPGIGRYTAGAVLSIAFGKPVPLVDGNVIRVLSRVALIEDEVSKASVQKQIWALAQSLVPKEAPGDFNQGLMELGATVCTPAHPACESCPVANLCKAKQHGRQSALPVTRPRPKTVQMRYAAALIRADGRILLRYNAPGQLWAGLWDLPQVETQDSAEPDFSAVCGTQTLTGALVGEVRYSFTHHHARRKLYCAEIVKKARLKPPLEWIPEQKLKQTPLAGPAVKSLKLAGILDVIPAQAGI